ttCCCGATATATACCGGCGCActcgccagttcgcttcactggtgatccagcacagttatagaagatttttaaagaagaaagaagaaagaagaagaatTGTTTGAAGAATGGCTGAAGGAAGAAGAGACCCGCTCTACAATTTTCAGACCTTGCCTGGCTTTCGGTACCGGCTGGTAGTGGTGGCTGAGGAGCGGGTAGGGGAGAATTGGGTCGTCCGTTCTGAGAACGACCTGAGTACCTTCTCCCCTTTCGACCAGAGTGGGGCCCGTGAGATCGTGAACCGGGTGCGGGCCGAGTATGAAGGGAGGAGTCACCGCCGCACCGCTCGGATGTCCACGGCTACGAGACCGCGCCGACGGGCCCCACAGCCAccctcaccaccaccaccttacTCCCCGGCGACGCCTACAACACCGCCACCAGCGATCCCATCGGCACCGGAGGAATACAGCCCGGTGCCGATGAGCGACTCACCAGAGTCACCGGTGGAGTATTCACCGCGGTCACCGTCCCCCGCACCACCTCCCAGTCCAGCCCAGAGTCCGTCGCTGTTGGTGGCAGACACGTCATCACCACCGAGACCAGCAGCCCCTGCAAGACCCCCACCACCTACCATCCGGTTTGCAGGGAGGACTCCCCCACCGAGACCAACCCACGCACCGGTGGCAACTCATCCCCCGAGGAACCACCCTATGACTGTCCCTGGCTGGGCAGATAGGGCGGTTCCCATCTGGTTTAAGTGTCCTGTCTGCTGGCAAGACAGGGTACACTCTGGAATTACGTGTAGGGGATGTGGGCAGCGCCCAGCTTGCTGCTCGTGCGTGGAAGAGTTACAGGAGCGGCGACACACCCGGGGACGGTGCCCGTTATGCCGGTTTACCGGAGCCAGGGAATGAAAAGTCGGTCCTTAGGACCAaacggcccttttcagggccaccaacttttttgaaaagacactttttatggcaaaaatcaagaaacacacaagtttgttttaaaaaagtttttattaacACAAGTAATAGCTAGAATAAAGCTATAATaaagttacattttcttgacaatgtacacatgtttatgatactgATAAGCAAAGTCACAAATCCATTGTCTATAATGAGTCCAATTGCCTCCGGCTAATCCACATCCAATACGATAAGGAAACGCTAAAGTCTGGTAAGACAAAGTGCCTAATTCctgtaaacattgttgaaaccaAAGTTCACGTTGTTCGGGGGTATCGGCATACAGGGGTAAGCGTTGAGTGCCTCTCCCGTAATCCCATTGCGCTAACAAACAGATCACATCAGGATGAGCAGAATGAGGCATAATACACACAGTACCCGGTATTCCTCGATCCGCTGCTATAGCTAAATTTCTCCGTCCTAAAGGTTGTCGGGTCGCATACAGATTAGCCCAAGGAAATCGGTCGGCAATACGTTGACTTAATCCATGAGGTTTCACcgttaaacagttacattgttgtacaataCCATCCACCCAAGGTAGAGATAATACATCTCCTCGTAGATCCATCACCGCCATGGTGGTTGACAGGTCTCACAGGTACACGTTGACCAGGGTTCTTGACTGTAAGGACAGTGTTGAAACACCCGGGGATCAAACTTTCTCTGAGTCCAGCGCTCTCTAAACTCTTGACAGATCTCACAGGTACAGTCCTTATGTGCTATTTCTTCTTCACGGGTGATGGTACAATACTGCGAGCACTTACACTCTAGCCAGGGTTCTCTAGTGTGACCACAATATTTATAGACAAAGGGATAAAACGTCAGCTCTGCCAATCTCTCTATCCACTTCTGCTTGGTcaggatgttttcttttttatgatGAAAACAGCCACAAGTTGACCAAGGTCCTCGGCAATACCCACACACTAGTACATCATTCTCATCTTCCACGTACCGTTCAaacgacatgattgagaaaaaatggtaacaagtgacctatgtatatagtgttttttgATGAGTCATCAACATGACGTCAGCCATCTGAGGTaggggatgttttcgaggacgTCCGCGCTCTCGCCTTTTTAAAACGAGCGCAACGTCAAAATCGGGCATTccgattttttaaaggaaccagaACCATGAGCCGTAGAGTAGGACCAGACCCTACGGTGAATGATTATTGTATCAAATGGGAAGAGGATTGGGAGGCAGAGATTACCCCGCCGGCCTCACGGGAGGCTCTTCCCCCACCGCCCATGAGCCAGGATCTGCCCCCGCCTGAGGAAAACTGGGACGCAGAGATGGAAGTGGTACAGCGGCCTCCGGGGAGAATGTTTTTTAAACACGGGTGGTTGCCCGTGTTTGTGTTTGACCACGAGCAACCCCCGGAGGagcagaaaaagaaaagaagaaagaagaagaagaacagaCAGTGAGAGGGGGACCGAGAAGAAAAGAAGAGAAGGAGAAGAGAGAAGAGAGAAGagagaagaagaagagaaaagaacagagagagagaaagaaaacagcccttttcagggctacccattctttttgaaaagacatggttgattacaatgacaagaaatttttttttttttccaacgtTTTAT
Above is a genomic segment from Ostrea edulis chromosome 3, xbOstEdul1.1, whole genome shotgun sequence containing:
- the LOC130053608 gene encoding uncharacterized protein LOC130053608, coding for MAEGRRDPLYNFQTLPGFRYRLVVVAEERVGENWVVRSENDLSTFSPFDQSGAREIVNRVRAEYEGRSHRRTARMSTATRPRRRAPQPPSPPPPYSPATPTTPPPAIPSAPEEYSPVPMSDSPESPVEYSPRSPSPAPPPSPAQSPSLLVADTSSPPRPAAPARPPPPTIRFAGRTPPPRPTHAPVATHPPRNHPMTVPGWADRAVPIWFKCPVCWQDRVHSGITCRGCGQRPACCSCVEELQERRHTRGRCPLCRFTGARE